In Labilibaculum sp. DW002, the genomic window CCCACTCCCAACTGAGGCAAATAATCTGCCTGCGTATTCTTCACTTGCTTTTGTGATATTTCAACTTGCTTGCTTAACATTAATAACTCAGGCCTTTGTTGCAAAGCTTTTTGCTTATAATCAGCATCAATAGACGATTGATTAACCACAATTGCAGTATCTGTTGCAATAATTTCTGCGGATAAGTCTTTTCCAATTACCTGGCACAAAGACATTTTCGAAAGAACCGTTAAATTCTCTACTCGAAACAAATTTAATTTTGCCTGATTTAGTTGCACCTGAGCTTTTAACAACTCATTCTTTGTTGTGATCTCTAAATCAAAAGCATTTTGAAGATCTTGTACCAATGCCGACAACATCTTCACATATTTTCCTGTTAAAATTCTCTTTTCGTTAATAGATACTAAGTTCCAATAAGCTTGGTCGGTTTCCATTAAAACATCAGAAGATTGCAATTGCTTATTGAATACTGAAATCTCAGATCCAATTTTCGACATTTCGTAAGAAGTTCTGATTTTCCCTCCCATATAAATTGGCTGCGTAAGTGTTAAATTGGCAGAGAAATAATCTACATTTCCCATTTCGAGGTTAAAACCAGGAAAATAAACATCGCTAAGACCACTATAATTACCTGCCTCCGCATCGGCTAAACTATTCGCAGTTGGTAAAAAAGAACCAGGTAAACTTAAATCAGTGATATCATGATAATAGTTATAAGATCCACTAGCCGATAGGTTCGGCAAGAAATGAGTATAAGCAAATCTCATG contains:
- a CDS encoding TolC family protein, with protein sequence MKNKIYFLLIFSLIVVQGKAQEKLSLRESRALALEYNQKIKIADEMISESKSTMRFAYTHFLPNLSASGSYNYYHDITDLSLPGSFLPTANSLADAEAGNYSGLSDVYFPGFNLEMGNVDYFSANLTLTQPIYMGGKIRTSYEMSKIGSEISVFNKQLQSSDVLMETDQAYWNLVSINEKRILTGKYVKMLSALVQDLQNAFDLEITTKNELLKAQVQLNQAKLNLFRVENLTVLSKMSLCQVIGKDLSAEIIATDTAIVVNQSSIDADYKQKALQQRPELLMLSKQVEISQKQVKNTQADYLPQLGVGASYSYTSKIEELIGSSKILAVQAKLSVPVFHWQERKHKVASARYRSKQKELEMARTRDLVSLQVQQSYFTLQEAFQQIELAKIAMEQANENVALTKNSYYEGLANTTELLDAQAFWQRAHSELIDSKINYKLREVSFLKAIGELKI